The sequence GCTACATATTtagaaaacaaatttgaaaaaatagaATACAAATAAAGATATCTaataaaaatagaagaaaaataaattaaaaatgacaAATAATTAATCTCTTCAGGACATGGATTAAAATGAAgaaaactaaaaatcaaataataataacaattaatccaataaaataattgtaaCAATGAATTCTGCAAACGGTATCACCTTCAAATGCCTTAAATAAATCTTGAAGACGAAAATCTTTCAAATCCTTCAATGTAAACACAGGGAAATTGTGTTCAAGTTTGCAGGGTATTCTTGTGGGCCGTCTCACATAAGCAATTGATAAGATTCTTAGACAAACAGTGCTACTTAAAGGAAAATATGCGTGAAGATAGCGACATTTTAAACTCAAAACTCTTACCTCTCAAGCCAGAGAATAAAACTCGTAAAATTAGGTTAAATGTTTCGTCTTGCAATCGTCCTAATCTACTATTAGATGGGCCTTATCAGAGGGCCCTCTCTCCGCGTGCGAGTACCATTTGAGAGTAACAAGTAGCCTACGCGCTTTGAATGGAATCGTTTCCTTAAAGCATTTATCATGTGAAGCTCTAGGCATAGAAATGTTTTCCAAATTCTCGCAGGAATTAAAGAAATTTCTGTGAAATTCAAGTTCCCTTCCTCGCTAGAGCCGGGGATGAAGCTATATAACGACCGTCCGCCCACTTGTTTCAAATAGTTGAGCTTTCGATTATCTAATTTTAATCCCTCTCTTCATTCTCTGATCCATCATCTATTTCCAGGTTCAAATCATGGGATCAGTTAATGAAGATGAAGTAGTCATTGATCAGGACCTTTGGGTTACTCAAATAAAGGAATGCCTGCAAAGACATGGCCAGCAAGAAGAAGTAAAGGAGATCTTGGTATCCGTTTTTTGTGTGCCGAAGGAGCTGTTGACATTGAAGCCAGAAGCATATATTCCGCAGTGCGTCTCCATTGGACCATATCACCATTGGAGAGCGCATTTATTAGAAATGGAGAGATATAAAATAACTGCTGCGCGAAGATTCCAGAAAACATTAACCGGTGACTGCAAGTTCGAATCTGTAGTGGAAGAAGTGAAGAAGTATGACTGGCAAATCAGGAACTGCCACCACAAATTTCTTGACTACGAGGAGGAAGCCCTTGCATGGCTCATGGCTCTGGACGCCTCCTTCGTGCTCGAGTGCTTGCAGTTCTACGTCAAAGAGGGTGATCAGGCTTCACCCCAGGTGAAGCAACTAGGTCTAATTTTAGATCCATCTCGCAGAAGTGCAACCCACAATGCAATTATGAGAGATCTGATAATGCTAGAGAATCAGTTACCTTTGTTCCTCTTGGAGAAGCTGCTGGAAATAGAGATGGGTTCTCAAGCTAAGGCGGAAGAAAGGCTCTTCAATCTGGTGAATCTCGCGTGTAAAGAATGGTCCCCATTTATATTGAAGATGCGGGATAGTTCAAGGATGTGCATAAAAGAAAGGGGTCACATATTGGAGGTGCTCTACTACTCTATTGTCCCTGCAGCAGCCATGGGCCATACTATTTCTAATAAGGAGGAGGATGGGAAAGTCCCGTTGCGAGATTCAAACTACTTAATGCGTGCTCTGAAAGCTTCCTGGAAGGCTCTCTCCTCGCTAAAAGTCGGATTTGTTAAACTAGTCTCGGCTCTCCCTGACCGTGTCTTGGAAGGCCGGCCTGCCCAGTTTGTGACACAGTTGTCCACGAATCTTGTTTCAGCTTTTGAATCTCTTTCAATTAAGCGCAGAAATGAAACAGATGAGGATAAAGATGAAGAGAGTGGGTTTTCGTCCGCGGAAACACCTCCTACACGCGACGAACTAGCTGTTCCTTGCGTCTCCGATTTATACTCAGCAGGAGTAAAATTTCGTCCAACCGAGGGGGACGTCACCACAATTCGCTTCGACCAGACGACTGCAACTCTTTATCTTCCCAAATTGAGGCTCGATTCCAACACAGAAGTAGTTCTGAGAAATCTAGTGGCGTTCGAAGCTTCGGGTGCTTCCGGTGCTTTGATCTTCACTCGCTACACTGATTTCATGAATGGCATCATTGACAGTGTTGAAGATGTTCGGCTGTTGAGAAAGAGTGGGATTATCTACAATCACCTGGCAGACGACGGGAAAGTGGCAAGCCTGTGGAATGGCTTGGGTAAATGTGTCAAATTGACGCGAGTTAAATATTTGGACCAAGTTATAGCGGAAGTCAACAAGCGTTATAACAGCCGATGGAGCGTTGCTGCGAAGCGGCATGTGAACAAGTACATATTTGGTTCGTGGCAGCTCCTCACTGTTGTGGCCACGGGGATACTTCTGCTTCTAACTTGCTTGCACGCTTTTTGTTCTGTGTATGACTGTAAGCGTTGGTGGAACGACAGTACTGTTCTGCAGGGCTAAGCCAATCGGAAGAGTTTTATCTTCTAATTACCGATGCTGACATCCATTTCTTCTCTTTGAAATACTTCATTTACATTGACGGGGTACAAGAGTTTTGTTTTTTGAGGCGAGTTTAACTCTGCCTTTAGGTATGCTGCCGTTGTCAAGCAGACTGCCCTTACAAAACACATTTTGAAATTTTGtggtgtctattgaatccaattcaatAGATCCACTTCTATTTTGTTTTTACATATTATACCGTTGTCATGCATACTGTATTTATAAAATACTTCTGAAATTTTGTGCTGTCCATTAAGTTCAAAacaataaaatcatttataaaATGTTGTTTTATTCTTAAAGAATATCTTCCACTTAATACTGTTTTTGAAGTTTGTTGGTTTCAGATTTTGGTCATAAAATGCAATAGATTTTGTAAGTTACATAATTGTATAGTTTAGTTAAATCATGTTTCAAACTTGATGCCTTCACACTTTTTTGGGTGTGCAAGAAGTTTTTTAGGGGGCAAACAATCAATCATGTAGAAATGGAAGTGTACATCTTTAAAAGAAAGTCTATTTATGTCTAGTGAGGATGCAATtttagatgatagaaaaagaagtGGGGGCTCAAGGAttcataatatacatatatatgatcaagctcaatatacatatatatgattgaATTCTATtcagtttaggttgaaatattgaTATAAATATTCTAATTTCATTCAAACATTAATTTTCACTCATTAAAACGTGCCAAAAAACTTCTTGTTTTATTCATAGTTAATTATTTTAATCATGAAATGCATCCACCAATTGACCAAGTCCTCAAAATGTACCATGACTTCGGTAGTGGATGGTAATATTAAAATTACCAAAATGGAAGTGGTGGTCATTATAAGGAATAGTTTTGTAATGATACTGGACATAAATAAGACTATTATAGTGGTGAAAATTGTATGTACTTATGTATTCTTAATTCATCCATTTAAATATGTATGTTCTATAAATACTTCAACAAAAGACAATGATTGTCATTAACTAAAGTGTAAGTCACAATATGGGACATGTAGTTAagattttgtttaatttcaattttagTAGTTATATTGAAAATTTCTAATTGAATCCTCGCGTCACATGGATTATTGTACGATAAATCTCGAAAGGATTTTAGCTTTATATTTCAAGATCCTAGCAATCATAATCCCATTTTGATTCATTATTATCAATTACTTAATACATTTTGATGAAGCTTATTGTAAGTCATTCATCTTGGTTACTTAAGACCTTATTATGGAGATCTATACCCTTAGAAAAAAAATAGTTGAAACTACCAAGCCTC is a genomic window of Cryptomeria japonica chromosome 7, Sugi_1.0, whole genome shotgun sequence containing:
- the LOC131047245 gene encoding putative UPF0481 protein At3g02645, translated to MGSVNEDEVVIDQDLWVTQIKECLQRHGQQEEVKEILVSVFCVPKELLTLKPEAYIPQCVSIGPYHHWRAHLLEMERYKITAARRFQKTLTGDCKFESVVEEVKKYDWQIRNCHHKFLDYEEEALAWLMALDASFVLECLQFYVKEGDQASPQVKQLGLILDPSRRSATHNAIMRDLIMLENQLPLFLLEKLLEIEMGSQAKAEERLFNLVNLACKEWSPFILKMRDSSRMCIKERGHILEVLYYSIVPAAAMGHTISNKEEDGKVPLRDSNYLMRALKASWKALSSLKVGFVKLVSALPDRVLEGRPAQFVTQLSTNLVSAFESLSIKRRNETDEDKDEESGFSSAETPPTRDELAVPCVSDLYSAGVKFRPTEGDVTTIRFDQTTATLYLPKLRLDSNTEVVLRNLVAFEASGASGALIFTRYTDFMNGIIDSVEDVRLLRKSGIIYNHLADDGKVASLWNGLGKCVKLTRVKYLDQVIAEVNKRYNSRWSVAAKRHVNKYIFGSWQLLTVVATGILLLLTCLHAFCSVYDCKRWWNDSTVLQG